AAGAGTGTGGACTGGATTTTGAGATCCTATCAGGACCCTGGGCTTGTGCCTTGGGGCTGAGGACATGGCCCAGGGCAAGGGTTTTTGAGGCCGGTTGGGAAACATAATAAGCACAAGCATCACATCTGTTGTCTGTTGTCTTGGCCATGGTGGTAGAGTCCTGgccaaagtgtttggttgctgGCTGAGAAGAGCCAGTGATATCCACCTCTTCTTTAGTTTGTCCATGAGATGAGAAGAAGCTTGGATCGTGATCTTGGATAGGAGACCTTTCAGGGAAGATGGATTTCTGGTCAGGTTTCCTTACAGGTGGCCAGTTCCTGAGAGAAGGGTCCAGGACAGATCGCATCTTGGTAGTGTGAACGGGCATGGGCCTGCAAGGATGCTGTGGGAGAGGACACCGCAGGACATAGATTAGGATTTCCTCCAAGTCaagtggaaaagaaaaatcaaccaACATAAAGCCATGGAAGTCATCGAATTTTCTCTAACAGTGGAAGAAATACAGGCAGTCTCTTTGTATATGAAGAGCTACCCAACCTCAGTTAGGCTCAGGGAAAATAAGCTGCAATATCAGCTAGATACATTGTTCCCATCACACTGAAAACTATCAACTTTTGTACTATCGTATCTTGCTTAATGACGTGGAACAAGCCCTTTCCTACAGACTTCTATGGGGTGGACATGGCTAAAGTTCTTTTGAAGGCAGATGGATGGCTAATGTGTTTTCAAGAGATATTTGGAAATATGTAACGCAACTTAAAAGATGCATATTTTCCCATGTAGGAGTCTACCTCTTGGAAGGCATCTGACTAAATCACTTATACCTATGCACAAAATGCTCCCACTAGCATGTTTTTGGTAGGCACACAAGAAATATTACAAAAACAAAGGGAAAATGGCATCCAAAATGCAtacaaaaatttgaaattctattggccagaacagaattttaaaacctCTTGGCACAGAAGGGGCATGAGAGTGAAGAAAAATTCGCTTACACAGAAGAGAAATAGAGAAGGGAACCTGCTTGACTCACCCTTAAGTAGTCACAAGATTCTGTCGATTCCTTCCAATTTTGCTGCTGCTTCCCTTCGGGTCTCTCGGGAAATTTCTGGAGTAGAGCTTTTCTGTCATACTCTCCTTGCctgatgggaaaaagaaaaacgtGTTAAGAGGACACACCCCAGGTTACTCTCCCAACATAAGATAAGAATTCTGGGGTCCCAGTCCTATTGTTTTGGGATGAGGGAGGTATTGAATCACTGTGATCTTTTCCAAGGCTGCCCAGTCCCTCATCTCAGATTCATCCTACAACCCATTCAACCCCCACATTTTGTCCATTCTCTACTGTAAGCTACATTCTGTTGTATTGTCCCTGCCATGTTCAAAGCTCCAAGATTTACCCTGGCCCATCCCCTTAGTGATTATCCGGGAGCATATTCAGGCCTTGGCTATTTCTCTCCAGTTACCCTGTCCTATTTCTCTCCAGTTACCCTGATGGCAGGACACACAACATAGAGATGAAAACACATCATCTCTTTCAATACACAAGGACTTTCCATGTTCCTCACCTTTGTCtttgttccttctctctttccaagTTGTTAAAGGGCCAAAGAGTCTTAGGCTCCTGGGGTTTCTTTGCCTCCATGTTCTCCTTCATCTTTTTTGAGTCCAAGGCTTTGGGCACTACAACCCTACTCCAGCACTTTATGGGGCACCTCTTACTTCTTGCTGTGTGCCCAAAGGCTCCGCAATTCTTACACTTCCTCTGTGGGTGGAGAAAGGGGTGGTTGGTCACTCAGCAGAAATAACAGGCAGATTTCAAAGCTCAGTATAAGATCAGATTTTAATAGTTAGGTCTTGTTTTGAGAAGGAAACATCTGCACATGGCCCGATATGTGTAAGGAATTTCAGGGGATTATGGCCCTGCCCATGCTAGAGCAGGAGACTGGGAGGAACAACTGGGAAGTCTAAGGATGAGGATTATGAGCCAGATTTCAAGACATTGACAAACACTAGGCTGGAAAGGACACTAACTAGGGAGTAAGACTCCTCCTCAAACAGTATAAATGGGCTGATTAGCCCGGTGAGAAGGTCGCAAACAGGACCAGCCTTAAATGAGAAAGAACAATTGAGTTAAGGACACAAAAGTTTACATCTTCAAACCATCTCTCTGGAATCCATTCAGCCCTTCTGGTTCCTGAGAGGTCCAAGCCTCCACTTACCCTGGGATCTTCCTGCTCTGGTTGGGGAACATTTTGGGCCACCGGTCCTCTCCATTGCCTCTTCATGGTCTGGACTTTATGGGGTCTGTCAGGCTGACCCTATTTGTAATCAACTGCCGTCTGCCTCAGCTCCTTCAAGCTTCAGGCCAGTCTTCCTCAGAAATTGACTTGGTTTCCTGAATCACGAGATAAGGAAAACATTGTATATAGACGGAGACAAAATTCCTCATACGCCTTCATCTCCCAATCGGTACGAAGGTGCCCACTAAGTCAAATCTAGATCATTTTCCTCTGCTCGCAAAGTCATCTCACCCTCTATCACGATTACCTCCTCCCACAAAGGGAGCTGCCTGCCCTCAGATCAAACTCTTGTCACATAGTTGGTGAATTAGGATTTGTACCATTGAATGCCTGGTTCTGATTTTGATAGTTTAGCATAATCGACTGTACTAGGAAAAAAAAGCCTAAGTATCCCCAGACTTACAAAAAACTCAAAGGTTATGGGAATGGTATGTCTATTCTTTGTTAAATTTATATAAAagtctggggaaaaaaatattctCTTCTTAAAAGCTAAAATTTCCACCTTTTACATATtccagtcaagtcgattctgactgatagcaaccctatatgacagagtaaaactaccctgtagggcttccaaggaatggctggtacactcaaactgccacccttatggttagcagcccagtgcttaaccattgcaacaccaggaCTTCACCTTTTATATGAGAGGAGGCAATTTCCAATGACGAATGAACACCGAAAATCATTGTCTCCCTTAGTAGATTGGGACCTTCACAGTTGATGACCTGGACTGTTTTGTTTAGTGGTTTACCTTCATTGTCTCACGTTATAACTCATTTCTGATAAATGCACAATGAATCTACATGAAATAAGAATGCACAATTTAATTCTTTAGTCTTTTAATTACTTTGGCAAAACCACCAGGACTCTACAACTACTCATGCACTATCCCACACAAGGCAGGACACTGGGCTATATTTACTTTGAAACTCAAATCTTCATGCAATAATTGAATTCAGAATGATACATTTTATCAGCCTTTAAAATGCTAAACAATGCTTACCTCCATTCCAAAAGCCAAAACACTGTAGATTTTCAAAAGGACTACATCTCTAAGCATTTAAaagaagttaaaattaaaaaaaaaaaaaaaagactaacctGAAGCCCAGCTGTCTGTGGCTGTGTCAACAGATCCTCGATGGATGGATACTGGGATGGCTCCGTGGTACAGGTTCCAGGGCATGAGATTCCAAAATAAGCAGTAGGATTCCTTCTCAAAGCCTCTGAATAGGCTAAATAGCCGGGAGAGGAGCTCACAAACCTGAAGAGAAGACCGCACTGGACTAAGAACAATGGACTCACAAGCTTTTATGTTGTCTCAAAGTCACGTGATTTATGTGCTCTTTAATCGAATCAATCCAATCCATCACATTCAATTAATCCATATAACCCGATCACAGTTGATCTAATTAAATCTTTAGATTGGCTCCTTTGTAATGTAATTCATTCACTCTAATGCAATCAATCAATAATTCGATTTGCTTAATCCAATCACATTTACCTATTCTAGTTAATCTAATACCACCACAGTTATCTAACCAGGTAATTTGTTAATTTGTTGCTTGCTTAATatttccagtttaaaaaaaaaaaaaaatctggaaccTGAAGCAGTACTAGCTGAAGAAAGAATCCAATGGAAGACAGAAGGGAAAATGTGAAAAGAAGGGCCCAGCCTACCATGTAGGACCAAGTAGGTAGAGCTGGATGTCACTGGGGACAGTCCCTGGTCCTGGCCACCAAGGTCGTAGGGTCCAGGCTTCTTCCCAGACAAATAACACTGGGCACAAGAgtactgacaatctgcttcctcaGACCTTGGAGGACACAAGTTCTCAAGGCACTTGGCCCTACACAGTCTATTCGGATCTTGCAGATACACACTGGCTTACAGCGGGATATGGACATGAGTTGGGTGCATGATAAGAAGTCAAAGAGGAAATGGATTCAGGCTGAATTGGAAGGGCAGAATCCCTTGAGTGGGGCCAGTGGGGCAGGGTTGCAGATGCTTGTGCTTTGCCTGGCTGAAGAGCTGAGAAGATGGAGTCTGAGTCCaagaaagtttgaatccaccagctgctctttggaaaccctatgaggcagttatcctaagtcccatagggtcaccatgaattggaatcgactccaccccAAAGGCTTTGATtgttttctttagtcttctttttttaatccagagGTAATTCCTGAGTTCCAGTCTCAGATGATCTAATCAAATCTTTAGATCCACTCCCAAAGTAATGTAAACCATTCACTCTAAGGCAATCAACCCAATCAAATTCAATTTGAGTTAATCCAATCATATTTACCCAATCTAGTTAATCTAATATAATTGCAATGATCTCATCATCTAAATTGTcaatttgtttttaacatttccaGTTTAATATTTGCAGTTGTagttttcataatttaaaaaaaaatcttccaagccttt
The Loxodonta africana isolate mLoxAfr1 chromosome 21, mLoxAfr1.hap2, whole genome shotgun sequence DNA segment above includes these coding regions:
- the LOC104847299 gene encoding protein FAM90A27P-like yields the protein MEAKKPQEPKTLWPFNNLEREKEQRQRQGEYDRKALLQKFPERPEGKQQQNWKESTESCDYLRHPCRPMPVHTTKMRSVLDPSLRNWPPVRKPDQKSIFPERSPIQDHDPSFFSSHGQTKEEVDITGSSQPATKHFGQDSTTMAKTTDNRCDACAYYVSQPASKTLALGHVLSPKAQAQGPDRISKSSPHSSRGRRGQDAPLSIQAPGKRSAQTPEQNCLNPAKKAKLTTLQIVQQSRKRPDVGAGQPLSNSTEFGPNGPPQGTGMTDLQPPHSRPQLNTVETSPVLSPPLSSSVPRQPLRIVFTRMENGQWSSRFRTSPTSLPPE